In Thioalkalivibrio sp. XN279, a single window of DNA contains:
- a CDS encoding prephenate dehydrogenase/arogenate dehydrogenase family protein, with the protein MEEPQATLARLRAELDAIDGELVDMAARRQQIVAEIGRLKRQHRQPTRDFTREHEVRQQARARAASRGLDPDLGERLVGAMIEASLTSQERDRLEALGTGAGRSALVIGGAGRMGRWFTGFLATQGWDVSVADPAGAVPGLPWHADWREPARRAELVIVAAPLAATAAILDELVTLQPAGLVVEIGSIKAPVAASLEALREAGVAVASIHPMFGPDVRLLAGRHVILVDIGAPQALAQARALFEQTSAGLAEMSLEQHDRLVAWVLGLSHAANIAFFTALARSGRPIHELAGFASTTFGAQLAVAARVAAENPELYFEIQSLNPHGTEPVAALAAAAAQVERAVAAGDAAGFTELMRAGARYLREADA; encoded by the coding sequence TTGGAGGAACCGCAGGCCACGCTGGCCCGCCTGAGGGCGGAACTGGACGCCATCGACGGCGAGCTGGTGGACATGGCGGCACGCCGGCAGCAGATCGTCGCCGAGATCGGACGGCTCAAGCGCCAGCACCGCCAGCCGACGCGCGACTTCACGCGCGAGCACGAAGTGCGCCAGCAGGCGCGGGCGCGCGCCGCGAGCCGCGGTCTCGACCCTGACCTCGGCGAGCGCCTGGTCGGCGCCATGATCGAGGCGTCGCTCACCAGCCAGGAGCGCGACCGTCTCGAGGCCCTGGGCACGGGTGCGGGTCGCAGCGCACTGGTGATCGGCGGCGCCGGGCGCATGGGCCGCTGGTTCACCGGCTTCCTCGCCACCCAGGGCTGGGACGTGAGCGTGGCGGACCCGGCCGGCGCCGTGCCCGGGCTGCCATGGCACGCCGACTGGCGCGAGCCGGCCCGCCGCGCCGAGCTGGTGATCGTGGCGGCGCCGCTGGCCGCGACCGCGGCGATCCTCGACGAGCTGGTGACCCTGCAGCCCGCCGGGCTGGTGGTGGAGATCGGGTCCATCAAGGCCCCGGTGGCCGCCTCGCTGGAGGCGCTGCGGGAAGCGGGTGTCGCCGTCGCTTCCATTCACCCCATGTTCGGTCCCGACGTGCGCCTGCTGGCCGGCAGGCACGTCATCCTGGTCGATATCGGTGCGCCGCAGGCCCTGGCCCAGGCGCGCGCCCTGTTCGAGCAGACCTCCGCGGGGCTGGCGGAGATGTCGCTGGAGCAGCACGACCGCCTTGTCGCCTGGGTGCTGGGTCTGTCGCATGCAGCCAACATCGCTTTCTTCACTGCGCTGGCGCGCAGCGGCCGGCCGATCCACGAGCTGGCCGGGTTCGCCAGCACCACCTTCGGCGCCCAGCTCGCGGTGGCTGCGCGGGTGGCGGCCGAGAACCCGGAGCTGTACTTCGAGATCCAGTCGCTCAACCCGCACGGCACCGAGCCGGTGGCCGCGCTGGCGGCCGCCGCCGCGCAGGTCGAGCGGGCCGTCGCTGCGGGCGACGCCGCCGGCTTCACCGAGCTCATGCGCGCCGGGGCGCGTTACCTGCGCGAGGCGGACGCATGA
- a CDS encoding CoA-transferase: MHLLDRIGMAARIVRWRLTWERRDLDYRPPGALDARFMTAREAAALIPDGACCLSTGMAGNARCSTLLWAIRERFEQEGHPRELTWMAVGGQGGRGRAPGTVEELGQPGLVTRFISGHVETTKSMLALADAGQLEMHVLPQGEMCFALEAQGEGGDAVLSRTGVGTVLDPRCGRGSPVTPDAGLQLIEAAGEMLRYRLPRLDVAVIAAPWADARGNLYFRDAATITEIREAARAARANGGRVLASVAGVIPADPERISLPAALVDAIAVNPLQEQTILSPQRDCWRLFTPGGDGDDAAAIEKLRFINRFLRLTPVRGPVECALARLGAHVFARTAAPPATVNIGVGFGEEVCRELYQSPLRPDLTFTTETGVYGGLPAPGIYFGAAVHPERMESSAWMFRHYQEHLDVTVLGFLEVDATGNVNVSRRGPRFADYVGPGGLPSITASARTCIFVGTFMQGAKWRIENERMVLEAPGKAKLVDTVSEVTFNGREALQAGKQVWYVTTVGAFRLTDGGLVLEMVMPGLDIERDIRPHCGLRFALPDGGPATAPAAVLRDAGYVLAWGEGIRA; this comes from the coding sequence ATGCATTTGCTCGACCGCATCGGCATGGCTGCACGCATCGTGCGCTGGCGCCTCACCTGGGAGAGGCGGGACCTGGACTATCGTCCGCCGGGTGCGCTGGATGCACGCTTCATGACGGCGCGCGAAGCTGCGGCCTTGATCCCGGACGGCGCCTGCTGCCTGTCCACGGGCATGGCGGGCAATGCGCGCTGCTCCACCTTGCTGTGGGCGATCCGCGAACGCTTCGAGCAGGAAGGCCATCCGCGCGAGCTCACCTGGATGGCCGTGGGCGGCCAGGGCGGCCGCGGGCGCGCCCCCGGCACGGTCGAGGAACTGGGGCAGCCGGGCCTGGTGACGCGTTTCATTTCCGGCCACGTCGAAACGACCAAGTCGATGCTGGCGCTGGCCGACGCCGGCCAGCTCGAGATGCATGTCCTTCCGCAAGGGGAGATGTGCTTCGCTCTCGAAGCCCAGGGCGAGGGCGGCGACGCGGTGCTGAGCCGCACCGGCGTGGGCACCGTGCTGGACCCGCGCTGCGGTCGCGGCTCACCCGTGACGCCCGACGCGGGGCTGCAGCTCATCGAGGCCGCGGGCGAGATGCTGCGCTACCGGCTGCCGCGGCTCGATGTCGCGGTGATTGCCGCACCCTGGGCGGACGCCCGGGGCAACCTCTATTTCCGCGACGCCGCGACCATCACGGAAATCCGCGAGGCGGCACGCGCGGCCCGCGCCAATGGCGGGCGCGTGCTGGCCTCCGTGGCAGGGGTGATTCCGGCCGACCCGGAGCGCATCAGCCTGCCCGCCGCGCTGGTGGACGCCATTGCCGTCAACCCGCTGCAGGAACAGACCATCCTCTCGCCACAACGCGACTGCTGGCGGCTGTTCACGCCGGGCGGCGACGGCGACGACGCGGCCGCGATCGAGAAACTGCGCTTCATCAACCGCTTTCTCCGGCTGACCCCGGTGCGCGGCCCGGTCGAGTGCGCCCTCGCCCGGCTCGGCGCCCACGTGTTCGCCCGCACGGCCGCGCCGCCGGCCACGGTCAACATAGGAGTCGGCTTCGGCGAAGAAGTCTGCCGCGAGCTGTACCAGAGCCCGCTGCGTCCGGACCTGACCTTTACCACCGAGACCGGCGTCTACGGCGGCCTCCCCGCCCCGGGCATCTACTTCGGCGCTGCGGTGCACCCGGAACGCATGGAGAGCTCGGCCTGGATGTTCCGGCACTACCAGGAGCACCTCGACGTCACCGTGCTGGGCTTCCTCGAGGTCGACGCCACGGGCAACGTCAATGTCTCACGGCGCGGGCCGCGCTTTGCCGACTACGTCGGCCCGGGCGGGCTGCCGAGCATCACGGCCAGCGCACGCACCTGCATTTTCGTCGGCACCTTCATGCAGGGCGCAAAATGGCGCATCGAGAACGAGCGCATGGTGCTGGAGGCGCCCGGCAAGGCGAAGCTGGTCGACACGGTCTCCGAAGTGACGTTCAACGGCCGCGAAGCGCTGCAGGCGGGCAAGCAGGTCTGGTATGTCACCACGGTCGGCGCCTTCCGCCTCACGGACGGCGGGCTGGTACTGGAGATGGTGATGCCCGGACTCGATATCGAGCGGGACATCCGGCCCCACTGCGGGCTGCGTTTCGCCCTGCCGGACGGAGGTCCCGCGACCGCGCCGGCCGCCGTGCTGCGGGATGCTGGCTACGTCCTCGCCTGGGGCGAGGGAATTCGAGCTTGA
- a CDS encoding thiamine pyrophosphate-binding protein: MNGGARIARVLHERGVSEIFTLCGGHISPILVEAKRIGIRITDVRDEATAVFAADAHARLTGIPGVAAVTAGPGLTNTITPLKNAQLAQSPVLVLGGATATALKKRGALQDIDQMPLMAPHVKYARAVRRVRDLAPAVVEALEAAAAGVPGPTFVECPVDLLYDEEIIRGWYADSMPRGNGLADKAIRAYLGWHTDRLFSGGDKMPRPAELPEPVMPRPESMRDIAARVARAERPVMVCGSQAMNRPQEAEQVRAAIEQLGIPVYLSGMARGLLGKEHPLLFRHRRRDAIKGADLVILAGVPCDFRLDYGKQIRRSARLVSFNLSRRDLRLNRKPDDGLLADPGICLRQLAEAMDGPAPPRAAWLAELGERDAAREADIDAKAAVSGAGVNPLRLCREIDAVLPDDSVLVADGGDFVGTASYTVRPRGPLRWLDPGAFGTLGVGGGFAIGAARARPGSEIWILYGDGSLGYSLIEFDSYVRHGMAPIAIIGNDACWAQIAREQVKMLQDDVGVRLARTDYHRAAEGLGGAGLVITRDEDVAPTLARARELAAAGTPVLVNVHLAETDFREGSLSI, encoded by the coding sequence ATGAACGGCGGGGCGAGAATTGCCAGGGTGCTGCACGAGCGCGGCGTGAGCGAGATCTTCACGCTCTGCGGCGGACACATTTCTCCCATCCTCGTGGAAGCCAAGCGCATCGGCATCCGCATCACCGACGTGCGCGACGAGGCCACGGCGGTGTTCGCGGCGGACGCACATGCGCGGCTCACCGGGATTCCCGGCGTGGCCGCCGTCACCGCCGGACCCGGGCTGACCAACACCATCACGCCGCTGAAGAACGCCCAGCTGGCGCAATCGCCGGTGCTGGTGCTCGGCGGCGCCACCGCCACGGCGTTGAAGAAGCGCGGCGCCCTGCAGGACATCGACCAGATGCCGCTGATGGCGCCGCACGTGAAGTACGCGCGTGCCGTGCGACGCGTGCGCGATCTCGCACCGGCCGTGGTCGAGGCACTGGAAGCGGCGGCCGCGGGCGTGCCCGGCCCGACCTTCGTCGAGTGCCCGGTCGATCTCCTCTACGACGAGGAGATCATTCGCGGCTGGTACGCCGACAGCATGCCGCGCGGCAACGGCCTCGCCGACAAGGCGATCCGCGCCTACCTCGGCTGGCATACGGATCGCCTGTTCTCCGGCGGCGACAAGATGCCGCGCCCGGCCGAGTTGCCGGAACCCGTGATGCCCCGGCCGGAAAGCATGCGCGACATAGCGGCGCGCGTGGCCAGGGCGGAGCGGCCCGTGATGGTGTGCGGCAGCCAGGCCATGAACCGCCCGCAGGAGGCGGAACAGGTGCGTGCCGCCATCGAGCAGCTCGGCATCCCGGTGTACCTCTCCGGCATGGCACGCGGCCTGCTGGGCAAGGAACACCCGCTGCTGTTCCGGCATCGCCGCCGCGACGCCATCAAGGGCGCCGACCTGGTGATCCTGGCCGGCGTGCCATGCGACTTCAGGCTGGACTACGGCAAGCAGATCCGCCGCAGCGCGCGGCTGGTCTCGTTCAACCTCAGCCGGCGCGACCTGCGCCTGAATCGCAAGCCTGACGACGGCCTGCTGGCCGACCCCGGCATCTGCCTGCGCCAACTGGCGGAAGCGATGGACGGGCCCGCGCCGCCGCGCGCGGCCTGGCTGGCCGAGCTGGGCGAGCGTGACGCCGCACGCGAGGCCGATATCGACGCCAAGGCCGCGGTCTCGGGCGCGGGCGTGAACCCCCTGCGGCTGTGCCGCGAGATCGATGCCGTGCTGCCCGACGACAGCGTGCTGGTGGCCGACGGCGGCGACTTCGTCGGCACCGCCTCCTACACCGTGCGCCCGCGCGGCCCGCTGCGCTGGCTGGACCCGGGCGCCTTCGGCACGCTCGGCGTCGGTGGCGGCTTCGCCATCGGCGCGGCGCGCGCGCGTCCCGGCAGCGAGATCTGGATCCTCTATGGCGACGGCTCGCTGGGCTACAGCCTGATCGAGTTCGACAGCTATGTGCGTCACGGCATGGCGCCCATCGCCATCATCGGCAACGATGCCTGCTGGGCGCAGATCGCGCGCGAACAGGTGAAGATGCTCCAGGACGACGTGGGCGTGCGCCTCGCGCGCACCGACTACCACCGCGCCGCTGAGGGGCTGGGCGGCGCGGGCCTGGTGATCACCCGCGACGAGGACGTGGCGCCGACGCTGGCGCGGGCGCGCGAGCTCGCGGCTGCAGGGACGCCGGTGCTGGTGAACGTGCACCTCGCCGAGACGGACTTCCGCGAAGGCTCCCTGTCGATCTAG